Genomic segment of Motacilla alba alba isolate MOTALB_02 chromosome 26, Motacilla_alba_V1.0_pri, whole genome shotgun sequence:
GACACCCGGTGCCGGGGGGCGGCTGGGGTGGGGATCCAGCATTTCCTCATTTCACAGTGATGGGAGAAGGGGCAGAGACGCCGTCCTgcgggccgggctgggcagcACCCCTCAGACCTCCAGCTTCTTCTTCATCTCCATGCGGTAAATGATCTGGTAGCCGTCATCCCAGGCGTAGATCTGCCTCTCGCGGGGGCTGTACTTGAGGCTGGCGTGGGAGCCGTAGCGCTTGGGGAAGTAGACCAGGGAGGCGTCCTCGGGGGCCAGCGTGCCGCTGACGTCGAAGACGCACTGGACGCGGGCGCGGCTGGGCAGGCGCGTGTTGTACACCACGTGCAGCGCCCCGCACACCACGAAGGCGCCCTCGGCGTTCTCCCGCGGGCACGGCGTGTCCCACATCTGCTCGATGTCCAGCGAGGCGGGGTCCAGCTTGGCCAGGCACATGTTCTTCTCGTCCTCCTTGGTGGCGTAGATGGCCCAGAGCCCTTCCTCGTCCGCCGACACCTCGATGTAGGTGGAGGGGGAGAGGCCGAAGACAGGGATCTGCTCCTCGGCCGGGAACACCGAGCTGTCCACCACCGTCTTGTTGGCCAGGTTGAACTTGATCACCTGGAAGGACGGGCCCTGCTGGCGTATGTAGTAGAGGTGGCCATCGTAGACGAGGTGCCCGGTGCCCACCCAGGGGTAGGGCAGCTTGATGCGGGCGGCCTTGCGGGTGGCAGAGAAGAGGGTGAACTCCCGCATGCGGGGGAAGATGTAAACGGTGTCGTTGGCGGTGCCGTCGAACACGTAGATCTTCTCCGAGCTCCCCGCAGCGTCCTTGGTCCAGAGCCCCGAGGAGCTGCCGAAACGCTTCAGGATCTTCATGGCCCTGACGCTGGCGATGGTGTCGCTGCAGTCTGCGAGAGAGGGGCGGTTGTGAGAGCCTGGGAACAGcccggccctgctgctgccccgtGCTGGGTTCTCACCCTGTCCCGCCCTGACCCTCAGGCAACTGCCTTGGAAATTCACTGAAGGGGTTTAGGTGCATCCCTGGTG
This window contains:
- the OLFML3 gene encoding olfactomedin-like protein 3, with translation MGPWRCLLLLPLLAPALRAQQQHFMEYVERRITLLEERISQWHDQSSRYSTELRDFKNQVLGMLEAAEKEREAMRAEAESAAVRVDRLEREVDYLETQNPAPPCVEVDETLMDKQVATAKQRKNEKYTKLTDCSDTIASVRAMKILKRFGSSSGLWTKDAAGSSEKIYVFDGTANDTVYIFPRMREFTLFSATRKAARIKLPYPWVGTGHLVYDGHLYYIRQQGPSFQVIKFNLANKTVVDSSVFPAEEQIPVFGLSPSTYIEVSADEEGLWAIYATKEDEKNMCLAKLDPASLDIEQMWDTPCPRENAEGAFVVCGALHVVYNTRLPSRARVQCVFDVSGTLAPEDASLVYFPKRYGSHASLKYSPRERQIYAWDDGYQIIYRMEMKKKLEV